In Coregonus clupeaformis isolate EN_2021a unplaced genomic scaffold, ASM2061545v1 scaf3176, whole genome shotgun sequence, a genomic segment contains:
- the LOC121567163 gene encoding extracellular calcium-sensing receptor-like — translation MSLLFLWSLSASVSSLSLTLTPSSTLAPDPECVLQSDFEPVFVADGDFVIGGIFPLHYNQEMPDVNYTYRPTAVRCNGFDPRAFRWAQTMRLAVEEINQNEQLLPNHTLGYKIFDSCAYPLTGQRAALAVLNGLDQAHSHMCSGASPLLAVIGESGSAQSIVVSRILQPFKIPMISYFSSCACLSDRREYPTFFRVIPNDDYQVKAMAQLLVRYDWRWVGVVRGDHEYGHFALQGLLRELKGTGVCVAYQEMIPLLYNQQRAMEIIEVMRSSTARVVVVFSAEGEMTPFLKDYMAQNITGIQWVASEAWVTASLFTTSEYFPYLGGTIGFGIRTGQVPGLRDYLQTVNPGSPLLPPCSGQETLLKQHSAYMNTSSPRVAYNVYKAVYAIAHSLNNLLHCQPRAGPFNNHTCAHSNNVQPWQLQHYIQEVAFSISGEEVNFDLKGDSIPYYDIINWQRGSGGNMEFINVGLFDGAKDSGKELVIQEEKIVVVSVCSASCAPGSRKAVRRGEPLCCFDCVPCDSGKISNQTDSIDCTECPEDYWSNADGTLCIPKVVEFLSHDAMGIALTVIAVVGACLTVSVLAVFLHHRTTPIVRVNNSELSFFILFSLTLCFLCALMFIGEPTSWSCMLRHTTFSITFSLCISCILGKTLVVLAVFTSTRPGNNIMKWLGPKQQRVIIFCCTLVQVLICAAWLIAAPPYPSRNTQDQRSKIILECSVGSQLAFWCVLGYIGLLACLCFILAFLARKLPGNFNEAKFITFSMLIFCAVWISFIPAYVSSPGKYTVAVEIFAILASSFGLLFCLFAPKCYIILLRPERNIKQHIMGNKK, via the exons ATGTCTCTGCTGTTCTTGTGGTCTCTGTCTGCCTcagtctcttccctctccctcacactcaccccctcctccaccctaGCCCCAGACCCAGAGTGTGTTCTGCAGAGTGACTTTGAGCCTGTGTTCGTGGCTGATGGTGACTTTGTCATTGGGGGTATTTTCCCCCTGCACTACAACCAGGAGATGCCAGACGTCAACTACACCTACAGACCAACAGCAGTCAGGTGCAATGG GTTTGACCCGAGGGCGTTCCGCTGGGCTCAGACCATGAGGCTGGCAGTGGAGGAGATCAACCAGAATGAGCAGCTGCTGCCCAACCACACGCTGGGCTACAAGATCTTTGACTCGTGTGCCTATCCTCTGACGGGGCAGAGGGCTGCACTGGCTGTGTTGAACGGACTGGACCAGGCGCACAGTCACATGTGTTCTggtgcctctcctctcctggccGTCATTGGAGAATCGGGTTCTGCTCAGTCTATTGTTGTGTCCAGAATCCTGCAGCCCTTTAAAATACCCATG ATCAGCTACTTCTCGTCGTGTGCGTGCCTCAGTGACAGGAGGGAGTACCCCACCTTCTTCAGAGTGATCCCCAACGATGACTACCAG GTGAAGGCTATGGCTCAGCTGCTGGTGCGGTATGACTGGCGCTGGGTGGGGGTGGTACGTGGGGACCATGAATATGGGCACTTCGCCCTACAGGGGCTGCTGAGGGAGCTGAAGGGGACGGGGGTGTGTGTGGCCTACCAGGAGATGATCCCTCTACTCTATAACCAGCAGAGGGCGATGGAGATCATAGAG gtCATGCGTAGCTCCACAGCCAGGGTAGTGGTGGTGTTCTCTGCCGAGGGGGAAATGACTCCCTTCCTGAAGGACTACATGGCACAGAACATTACAGGGATCCAGTGGGTGGCCAGCGAGGCCTGGGTCACCGCCTCTCTCTTCACCACCAGCGAGTACTTCCCCTACCTGGGGGGCACCATTGGCTTTGGGATAAGGACGGGACAAGTCCCAGGGCTCAGGGACTACCTGCAGACGGTGAACCCCGGGAG cCCCCTGCTGCCCCCCTGCTCAGGGCAGGAGACTCTCCTGAAGCAACACTCAGCCTACATGAACACGTCCAGCCCCAGAGTGGCCTACAATGTGTACAAGGCTGTGTACGCCATCGCCCACTCCCTGAACAACCTCCTCCACTGCCAGCCAAGGGCAGGACCCTTCAACAACCACACCTGCGCTCACAGCAACAACGTACAACCCTGGCAG CTGCAGCACTATATACAGGAAGTTGCCTTTTCCATTTCTGGGGAGGAGGTGAACTTTGACCTGAAAGGGGATTCCATCCCCTACTATGACATCATCAACTGGCAGAGAGGCTCAGGTGGGAACATGGAGTTCATCAACGTGGGTCTGTTCGACGGTGCAAAGGACTCTGGGAAGGAGTTGGTGATCCAGGAAGAGAAGATA GTGGTGGTCTCCGTGTGCAGTGCCAGCTGTGCTCCAGGATCCAGGAAGGCTGTCCGTCGTGGGGAGCCTCTGTGCTGCTTTGACTGTGTACCATGTGACAGCGGCAAGATTAGTAATCAGACAG ATTCTATAGACTGCACAGAATGTCCCGAGGACTACTGGTCAAACGCTGATGGAACATTGTGCATCCCCAAAGTGGTGGAGTTCCTTTCCCATGATGCAATGGGGATAGCCCTGACGGTGATCGCTGTAGTGGGCGCCTGTCTGACCGTGTCCGTCCTGGCGGTCTTCCTCCATCACAGGACCACTCCCATTGTCCGCGTCAACAACTCTGAGCTGAGTTTCTTTATCCTTTTCTCCCTGACCCTGTGCTTCCTGTGTGCGCTGATGTTCATCGGGGAGCCCACCTCCTGGTCCTGCATGCTGCGCCACACCACCTTCAGCATCACCTTCTCCCTCTGCATCTCCTGCATCCTGGGCAAAACTCTGGTGGTCCTGGCTGTCTTCACTTCCACCAGGCCTGGGAACAACATCATGAAGTGGCTGGGGCCCAAACAGCAGAGGGTCATCATCTTCTGCTGCACCCTGGTTCAGGTGCTGATCTGTGCTGCCTGGCTCATCGCTGCCCCTCCCTACCCATCCAGAAACACCCAGGACCAACGCTCTAAGATTATTCTGGAGTGCAGTGTGGGCTCTCAACTGGCCTTCTGGTGCGTTCTGGGATACATCGGCCTCTTGGCCTGTCTGTGCTTCATCCTGGCATTTCTGGCCCGGAAACTGCCGGGCAACTTCAACGAGGCCAAGTTCATCACCTTCAGCATGCTGATCTTCTGTGCCGTGTGGATCTCCTTCATCCCAGCCTACGTCAGCTCTCCTGGAAAGTACACAGTAGCTGTAGAGATCTTTGCCATCCTGGCCTCCAGCTTTGGGCTGCTGTTCTGTCTGTTTGCTCCGAAGTGTTACATCATCCTCCTGAGACCAGAGAGAAACATTAAACAACATATCATGGGGAATAAAAAGTAG